The proteins below come from a single Candidatus Izemoplasmatales bacterium genomic window:
- a CDS encoding GNAT family N-acetyltransferase encodes MIRTGKAEDAVILNDIARRVADELHASGVDQWSAVYPGIREFTADAAKGALFVAEEEGRIVGSISILPENDPAYAAVRWEGRNALVLHRVMVDPDARRHGIGAALFTFAIAKAMREGADAVKVDTHPDNARMKRMILRFGFVHRGHLPLIYREGYERVLR; translated from the coding sequence ATGATCAGAACGGGTAAGGCCGAAGACGCCGTCATCCTGAACGACATCGCCCGGCGCGTCGCCGACGAGCTCCACGCCAGCGGCGTCGACCAGTGGAGCGCCGTCTATCCCGGAATCCGCGAATTCACCGCGGACGCCGCGAAGGGTGCGCTCTTCGTCGCCGAGGAGGAGGGCCGGATCGTCGGCTCGATCTCGATCCTTCCCGAGAACGATCCCGCCTACGCGGCCGTCCGCTGGGAAGGCCGGAACGCGCTCGTGCTCCATCGCGTGATGGTCGATCCGGACGCCCGCCGGCACGGGATCGGGGCGGCGCTCTTCACCTTCGCGATCGCGAAGGCGATGCGCGAGGGGGCGGATGCGGTCAAGGTCGACACGCATCCGGACAATGCGCGGATGAAGCGGATGATCCTCCGGTTCGGCTTCGTCCACCGCGGCCATCTGCCGCTGATCTACCGGGAAGGATACGAACGCGTCCTGCGCTGA
- the obgE gene encoding GTPase ObgE translates to MFIDEARIKIKSGKGGDGIVSWRREKYIQYGGPAGGDGGRGGSVVFQADEGLSTLLDLRYKKVIKADDGENGKTKNCHGADAEDIVVTVPVGTIVYEEPTNRVLCDLTTHGERAVVAPGGRGGRGNARFATPKNQAPEFQENGTPGLTLDLRVELKLLADVGLVGFPSVGKSTLISVVSESKPKIADYPFTTLVPNLGVVNVEGVKSFVMADMPGIIEGAAQGVGLGLQFLKHIERTRVIVHIVDMSASHGRDPYQDWLVINRELAAYKFKLSERPQILVANKMDLPEAVEHLERFRTQVGPGVEIVPISALTRDGVRDLLLKIAELLDRTPFFDVYDDLDIVAGNVAPGPDFEIARPSDKVWEVVGPLVGRLIPRTNFAIEESVKLLARRLRRAGVDDALRKRGVKTGDTVRISEYEFEFID, encoded by the coding sequence ATGTTCATCGACGAAGCGAGAATCAAGATCAAATCGGGTAAGGGCGGCGACGGGATCGTCTCCTGGCGCCGGGAAAAATACATCCAGTACGGCGGGCCCGCGGGCGGCGACGGCGGCCGGGGCGGAAGCGTCGTCTTCCAGGCCGACGAAGGCCTTTCGACGCTCCTCGACCTGCGCTACAAGAAAGTGATCAAGGCCGACGACGGCGAGAACGGCAAGACCAAGAACTGCCATGGGGCCGACGCCGAGGACATCGTCGTGACCGTCCCGGTCGGGACGATCGTCTACGAGGAACCGACGAACCGGGTCCTCTGCGACCTGACGACCCACGGCGAGAGGGCCGTGGTCGCCCCCGGCGGACGCGGCGGACGCGGCAACGCCCGCTTCGCGACCCCGAAGAACCAGGCGCCGGAATTCCAGGAGAACGGCACTCCCGGTCTCACCCTCGACCTCCGCGTCGAGCTCAAGCTGCTCGCCGACGTCGGTCTCGTCGGCTTTCCGTCCGTCGGCAAGTCGACGCTGATCAGCGTCGTTTCGGAATCGAAGCCGAAGATCGCCGACTATCCGTTCACGACCCTCGTCCCCAACCTCGGCGTCGTGAACGTCGAAGGCGTCAAGAGCTTCGTGATGGCGGACATGCCCGGGATCATCGAGGGCGCCGCCCAGGGCGTCGGCCTCGGACTCCAGTTCCTGAAGCACATCGAGCGCACCCGCGTCATCGTCCACATCGTCGACATGTCGGCGTCCCACGGGCGCGATCCCTACCAGGACTGGCTCGTCATCAACCGCGAGCTCGCCGCCTACAAGTTCAAGCTCTCCGAACGTCCGCAGATCCTCGTCGCCAACAAGATGGATCTGCCGGAGGCGGTAGAGCACCTGGAACGGTTCCGCACCCAGGTCGGCCCCGGCGTCGAGATCGTGCCGATCTCTGCCCTGACCCGCGACGGCGTCAGGGACCTCCTCCTGAAGATTGCCGAACTGCTCGATCGGACCCCCTTCTTCGACGTCTACGACGACCTCGACATCGTCGCCGGAAACGTCGCGCCGGGTCCCGACTTCGAGATCGCACGCCCGTCCGATAAGGTCTGGGAGGTCGTCGGTCCGCTGGTCGGACGACTGATTCCCCGCACCAACTTCGCGATCGAGGAATCCGTCAAGCTGCTCGCGCGGCGGCTGCGCCGCGCAGGCGTCGACGACGCCCTCCGCAAGCGTGGGGTGAAGACGGGCGACACGGTCCGGATCAGCGAGTATGAGTTCGAGTTCATCGACTGA
- a CDS encoding methyltransferase domain-containing protein — translation MSSSSSTECPACGAPRTLLRLDGGCFRVCPGCGMIVKDPSIHPDAAAERRRHEMHSPVADEGFLRILEGFLAENVDPYVKPGTALDYGCGRTGALLGLLEKRGYEAVGYDPLFFPDPAPLLRRYGLVTATEVVEHFRDPFAEWEKMASLPAPGGVLAVSTRMVPADFERWWYRRDETHLCFYTPVALALLGRRFGLSVLATDARAAIVFRRDRLVRADPFFMRFRGENRKTLT, via the coding sequence ATGAGTTCGAGTTCATCGACTGAATGTCCGGCGTGCGGCGCGCCGCGGACCCTCCTTCGGCTCGACGGCGGATGCTTCCGCGTCTGTCCCGGCTGCGGGATGATCGTCAAGGATCCCTCGATCCATCCCGATGCCGCCGCCGAGCGTCGCCGCCACGAGATGCACAGTCCGGTCGCGGACGAGGGGTTCCTCCGGATCCTCGAAGGCTTCCTCGCCGAAAACGTCGACCCGTACGTGAAACCCGGGACCGCCCTCGACTACGGCTGCGGCCGCACCGGGGCGCTGCTCGGCCTGCTCGAGAAGCGGGGATACGAGGCCGTCGGCTACGATCCGCTGTTCTTTCCCGATCCGGCGCCGCTTCTGCGGCGGTACGGCCTTGTGACCGCGACCGAGGTGGTCGAGCATTTCCGCGACCCGTTCGCCGAATGGGAGAAGATGGCGTCGCTGCCCGCCCCGGGCGGCGTGCTCGCCGTCTCGACGCGGATGGTTCCGGCCGACTTCGAGCGCTGGTGGTATCGACGCGACGAAACCCATCTCTGCTTCTACACCCCCGTCGCGCTCGCGCTTCTGGGGAGACGCTTCGGGCTTTCGGTCCTCGCGACCGACGCCCGCGCCGCGATCGTCTTCAGGCGGGATCGACTCGTTCGAGCCGATCCTTTTTTCATGCGTTTTCGAGGTGAAAACCGGAAAACGCTTACTTGA
- a CDS encoding galactokinase, with protein sequence MIHDIRALFDLQFGPSDDVLVYFSPGRVNLIGEHIDYNGGFVLPTALSLGNEGAFRLRDDRTIRLYSENFAGAGIVATTLDHLAYRREDSWANYAKGVVREMAMRGGTIDRGFDAAVHGDLPQASGLSSSASIELLFACFLNDAFGLGYTRPDLAVLCRKVENEYIGVHCGIMDQFVIANGRKDCALLLDCATLAYTPVPLALGECSIVIVNSKVKRGLVDSKYNERRRECDRALSILKESVAVDHLCDLDEKTFRKHASALGDGVLYRRAKHAVTENARTRGALEQLRRGDVAGFGRAMDASHASLRDDYEVSIPELDLLVDLAGKNGALGARMTGAGFGGCTVNIVPKGAIPAFSDEVAEGYYKAYGLMAEIYVAEPSDGVRRIG encoded by the coding sequence ATGATCCATGACATCCGCGCGCTCTTCGACCTCCAGTTCGGTCCGTCCGACGACGTCCTCGTCTACTTTTCGCCCGGCCGGGTCAACCTGATCGGCGAACACATCGACTATAACGGCGGCTTCGTCCTCCCGACGGCGCTGTCGCTCGGCAACGAAGGAGCGTTCCGCCTGCGGGACGACCGCACGATCCGCCTCTATTCCGAGAACTTCGCGGGCGCCGGGATCGTCGCGACGACCCTCGACCACCTCGCCTACCGCCGCGAGGACTCCTGGGCGAACTACGCCAAGGGCGTCGTACGCGAAATGGCCATGCGCGGCGGGACGATCGACCGCGGCTTCGACGCCGCCGTCCACGGCGACCTGCCGCAGGCGAGCGGACTCTCTTCGTCGGCCTCGATCGAGCTGCTCTTCGCCTGCTTTCTGAACGACGCCTTCGGGCTCGGATACACCCGTCCCGACCTCGCCGTCCTCTGCAGGAAGGTCGAAAACGAGTACATCGGCGTCCACTGCGGGATCATGGACCAGTTCGTGATCGCGAACGGCAGGAAGGACTGCGCTCTGCTCCTCGACTGCGCGACGCTCGCGTACACCCCCGTTCCGCTCGCGCTCGGCGAATGTTCGATCGTGATCGTGAACTCGAAGGTGAAGCGCGGCCTCGTCGACTCGAAGTACAACGAGCGGCGGCGCGAATGCGACCGGGCGCTTTCGATTCTGAAGGAAAGCGTCGCCGTCGACCATCTCTGCGACCTCGACGAGAAGACCTTCCGGAAACACGCTTCCGCCCTCGGGGACGGCGTCCTCTACCGCCGCGCGAAGCACGCCGTGACCGAGAACGCCCGCACCAGGGGCGCCCTCGAACAGCTGCGACGCGGCGACGTCGCCGGCTTCGGCCGGGCGATGGACGCCTCGCACGCCTCGCTCAGGGACGACTACGAGGTCTCGATCCCCGAACTCGACCTGCTCGTCGATCTCGCCGGGAAGAACGGCGCCCTCGGCGCCCGCATGACCGGCGCCGGCTTCGGCGGCTGCACCGTGAACATCGTCCCGAAGGGCGCGATTCCGGCGTTCTCCGACGAAGTCGCGGAAGGCTACTACAAGGCTTACGGCCTGATGGCCGAAATTTACGTCGCGGAGCCGTCCGACGGCGTCCGCCGGATCGGGTGA